In Papaver somniferum cultivar HN1 chromosome 9, ASM357369v1, whole genome shotgun sequence, the genomic stretch gttgtgcgttgtatcaatcaattgtgaaattcaacatttggttgttgattgaaaattgattgatccttgaacattggtctttggtaccgttcaagtgatttctcttgtattcaattagactcgcagatttctatttgcttgagtaagtattgaatcgagaacgagagatataactctttgatatgcttttattaagattgagtctgactgtctagttgattctcttgaaagtatattggagtttgtccatatagattgctaatcaaaatattgggtgtggttgttagacccccgctttttcagttacacAAACCAATAGGTCTAAAATGTACATGACTTATAATATTATCAGTCTTGGTATCAAGGATAAATAAGTTCTATTAAATTCAGTAGGCATATTGATAGTGTCAAAAAAAACTGCACTGCTTTAACTACATCATTACCAACTATATCCCAATTATACTAATAAAAACCAGCTTGAAAACCATTTGGTCCTGGAGAACTCCAGGCAGTCATGCTTTTAACAATATTAGTAAATCTAGTGGTATCCTGATCAGAGAAAATGGTAGGTATAATATCAAAAGTATCTTCAGAAATACAAGGATTAGTTGTATTACTCATAAAATTGAAATGAGAAACAAGAGCATTAGAAAtatcatctctattattataccaGATACCATTAGAATCACACAGAGTGTCAATGCTTTTCCTAAACATTCTCCTATTATCTAGGCTATGAAAATATTTAGTATTATGATCCATATATGTTATGAATTTCTCGCCAGACTTCTGCTTATGGAATTCAACCTTAATACTAAACCAATGATCTAGGTTTTTAGTAATATTGACTATCCTATCATGTTGAGAATCAGAGGGATTCTTTCTTTGAACAGTTTCCAATTGATTTTGCAGATTATCGATATTTCTATCAATATCtccaaattcaattttttttccagtttGATAGTCTTCTTCTAGTACTTTGTTTCTTAGCAGATAGCTTAAAACCACCAGAACTACTAGTATCTACATTCCTGGAAATAGAAAGTTGGTATTTAAAGGCAACATGTTTCATCcacatggaaaaaaatttaaaaggTCTCCAAATACTACTGACAAAATTACTTTTTACAATGGGGCGGTGATCAGAGCCAGCTTGTACTAAATGTTGTAGCCTAGCATATGGGAAATTAATGCACCAGTTATGATTTCCTAAAGACATATCAATTCTGGATTTTCTACTACTAGTGCCCATATTATTACTTGACCAAGTAAAGTTCATACCAGCATAGCCTAGGTCCATAAGGCCACACACATTAGCCTTGTCTCGAATATACTTATCATCATTAATCATATTGGAAGAATCAAAAAAATCATGCAAGTGAAAATTAAGAACACCTATTACCAACCAGAGTTGCATACTATTCTCACTAATTCTCACCGTGAGCTCCCATTGTTCATGTTTCTTATCAGTGTGAGTAGATCCATACATGAAGGTGACTAAAACCTTAGGTTTACTCTGGCCAATTCTAGTGACAACATGTATCATGTTTTTAAAGACGTCTTGAATTTCACAATGTACTCCATCCTTCCACATGAGTATCAAACCTCCATTCAATCCTACTCTATCAATATAAACATGATTACAGTAATTTAAAAAATTAACCAAAACTAACATTTTCTCACTCTCAACTTTTGTTTCAGAAAGAAACAAGAAATCAAGATATTGTTTTCTGACTAAGATAAATAGCTGATTTTTTGTGAATTTTTGAGCTAAACCTTGGACATTCCAAGATAAAATCCTCATTTTTAAAATTCCAAAGAGAAATAAtactaaaattaaaataaaacaaaagtaTGGAAAATTAAATTAGGGCGAAATTTTAGGGTTAAGAAATGAACCTGATAATTGACAACTCTCTCATGTTGATTTTGTGTAATCAAACCTCCATCTTGAGTTCTCTTAACCCCATATCATTGTGTTGATATTCTATTTTGAGATCCATAACATATCTATTTTCATCAACTCCGGATTCCTTAATAATCGTATTACCACTCTGAAAATTGGGTTGATATGGGTATTGAGAATTTATTGAGGATTGGTTTTAGAATaagagtttgttagagcattgctcggtcgtattcgccagcgttgctatctcaagcttgttgtcaaatttagttgatcaaaactgttagaaactgctcggttgaacccactagcgttggtatgtcaagttagttgtcaattttagttgccaaaatgcattcttgatttagcatactaaagatagtttcggactagattaggtctaagaagttgaatcgaagctatccttaaagggtgaagattgaagattaaagactacaagaagacatcaacaagtatttcatcaacaaaggtatgtgattgatttcatttggattcttgttcaattctacctttctaatctatcaagataaatgctcactctatgaaacaattccaatgacggtaaatgtacatttatgtatatatagttgaggttatttgattcatgaccttggagacaataacctttatccttataaagaatctcatgttatagtgaatgagtttatgaatccaacgagccaagaatcactcaatttcgagttataacaatgaagttatgagtgatttattaaagtaacaattataagtgttgttgtgattgttacagttcgttagtagggaacaatccatgggttgtttgtaacagttcacggacttgggcccaattacgtgactaaaagacatttttggtcaaattggtgatgtttccttatctaagcaagatggctattggtccaaacatttttgattgccatattaaagtgtttgcgattccttcctaatttaatttgtgatttattcacaaaaatacaatttgctaaattaattatttatttaattattttggaaagagttgtaacttaggaaagactcccttatttaggagagtcttgaaaaaggaaaatagctttgcttagcttccaagctattgttcaatataaataaggagttcgtgagtttacaggtttttcatccctttggataATTGTcataagctctgcaggttgttttccacgtcttccgttcttcgtgaacgagtgtaagataaaagtatttg encodes the following:
- the LOC113313068 gene encoding uncharacterized protein LOC113313068 — protein: MIHVVTRIGQSKPKVLVTFMYGSTHTDKKHEQWELTVRISENSMQLWLVIGVLNFHLHDFFDSSNMINDDKYIRDKANVCGLMDLGYAGMNFTWSSNNMGTSSRKSRIDMSLGNHNWCINFPYARLQHLVQAGSDHRPIILVVLVVLSYLLRNKVLEEDYQTGKKIEFGDIDRNIDNLQNQLETVQRKNPSDSQHDRIVNITKNLDHWFSIKVEFHKQKSGEKFITYMDHNTKYFHSLDNRRMFRKSIDTLCDSNGIWYNNRDDISNALVSHFNFMSNTTNPCISEDTFDIIPTIFSDQDTTRFTNIVKSMTAWSSPGPNGFQAGFY